The candidate division WOR-3 bacterium genome has a window encoding:
- a CDS encoding TldD/PmbA family protein: MRENLLARAEQQADQAEVFSVETDRSEVEFRQGNLYSQGTKLTKGWGLRVIKDGRLGFASSSHPQKLPEMVDAACAAASYGKEARFDFPKPTEPPAVTTFENKVMLVSAARMIEWGRDLIDALSSRVPELKVDVSFSRVYQEIGLSNSAGLDVSFERTELQASVTGLLVDDGIYWFYDYINLSDAKPFPLDAVVTRMERFVRLAKRRARLKTGDYPVVVTPLALGELLLPLQVAVDGKQREKGTSPLLGKEGQKVLSEKITLIDNRLRNFGLKSSPFDDEGMPAQKNVLFEAGVFKGFLFDIATAAACGCASTGSAVRGYTAPPNPGTSNLELAPGGAELDDVLSGIDEGLLVYGFIGGGMSNILAGEVTLNVSCGFKIEKGAVAGRVKDISIAGNVYEMLQRVDAVGRTQRDLGDAFFPFVSFSSMKVAAKE, encoded by the coding sequence ATGAGAGAAAATTTGCTGGCACGGGCCGAGCAGCAAGCCGACCAGGCGGAGGTGTTTTCAGTTGAAACCGACCGCAGTGAGGTCGAGTTTCGGCAGGGTAATTTGTACTCCCAGGGCACAAAACTGACCAAAGGCTGGGGGTTGCGGGTAATCAAAGATGGGCGGCTTGGTTTTGCCTCCAGTTCTCATCCCCAAAAACTGCCGGAGATGGTGGATGCGGCGTGTGCCGCCGCCTCTTACGGCAAGGAGGCACGGTTTGACTTCCCAAAACCGACTGAGCCCCCGGCAGTAACCACTTTTGAAAATAAGGTGATGCTGGTTTCGGCGGCACGGATGATAGAGTGGGGTCGTGACCTGATCGATGCCCTAAGTTCTCGGGTTCCAGAGCTGAAGGTTGATGTCAGTTTCAGCCGGGTTTATCAGGAGATCGGGCTGAGCAACAGTGCCGGGCTGGATGTGAGTTTTGAGCGTACCGAGTTGCAGGCATCGGTTACCGGGCTTCTGGTCGATGATGGGATTTACTGGTTTTATGACTATATCAACCTCTCGGACGCCAAACCGTTTCCGCTTGATGCGGTGGTGACACGGATGGAAAGATTTGTCCGGCTGGCAAAGCGCCGGGCGCGCCTGAAAACCGGTGATTATCCGGTGGTGGTGACGCCACTGGCGCTGGGCGAACTGCTTTTACCCTTGCAAGTTGCGGTTGACGGCAAACAGCGGGAAAAGGGGACATCGCCCCTGCTCGGCAAGGAGGGGCAGAAGGTGCTGAGCGAGAAGATAACTTTGATTGACAACCGGTTGCGAAATTTTGGGCTCAAATCTTCTCCTTTTGATGATGAAGGGATGCCAGCGCAGAAGAATGTGCTTTTCGAGGCCGGGGTTTTTAAGGGTTTTCTATTCGACATCGCCACCGCAGCGGCGTGTGGCTGCGCTTCGACCGGCTCAGCGGTGCGCGGTTACACGGCGCCCCCAAATCCCGGCACGAGCAATTTAGAACTGGCACCGGGTGGGGCAGAACTTGATGATGTGTTGAGCGGGATTGATGAAGGGTTACTTGTTTACGGATTTATCGGGGGCGGTATGTCCAACATTCTTGCCGGCGAGGTGACGCTCAATGTTTCCTGCGGTTTTAAGATTGAAAAGGGCGCGGTGGCGGGCAGGGTAAAGGATATAAGCATCGCCGGCAATGTGTACGAGATGTTGCAACGGGTTGATGCGGTGGGCAGGACCCAGCGTGACTTGGGCGACGCCTTTTTCCCTTTTGTCAGTTTCTCATCTATGAAGGTGGCGGCAAAGGAGTAG
- the hypF gene encoding carbamoyltransferase HypF, whose product MPPRIKTAHITITGQVQGIGFRPFVYRLAQKLSIKGIVANTKAGVKIVAQGANLKKFIAQLRTAPPPLAVIESFIVSYKKSRCYENFTIAHSDVKSKELGAFVLPDIALCDECKKELFSFGDRRFHYPFINCTQCGPRYTIILNLPYDRERTTMHQFSLCPNCAAEYRDPLNRRFHAEPLACPVCGPSLTLFDKHGTELSQEPLIGAAKALIKGNVVAIKGLGGFHLACDATSDRAVKTLRMRKERSGKPFAVMVENANVARLFCQLNRFALQTLKSPRAPIVLAPKLPNPKIQLSPLVAPENPYVGVMVAYTPLHTLLFYTLRQITGKPAVLVMTSANRSDEPIVCTDEELKNNLKRVFHYTVTHNREIANRCDDSVVLVEKKKAIMVRRARGYAPQHIALGKMFHVKHPTLGVGGDGRNAFCLAQGDKLFLSPHIGDLNSIGNEQFFLQTLERLIDWTGIHPQRVVCDLHPDYSSTRLAERLSRRWGAELYRVQHHYAHILSVIVEHNLTPPVIGLACDGTGYGVDGAIWGCETVLVQPDLSWKRLAHLGYLRHNAGGGMIADPVKVALAYCEQAGVTRSEVRALGLTPNRGEQDLPYVTSSLGRLFDAVAAITGICRRATFEGEAAIALEKAAVDAGKLTVKPPPFSAELDPLPILRWVVAQTLSRIPSPQIALGFHLALVNGLAEMLTDLTKNYRINQVCLSGGSMQNRLLREGLVKLLSRRGIKVYHNEAVPLNDGGVAIGQVVVPIS is encoded by the coding sequence ATGCCACCCCGCATAAAAACCGCCCACATCACAATCACGGGACAGGTCCAAGGTATCGGATTTCGCCCTTTTGTTTACCGTCTTGCCCAGAAACTGAGTATTAAAGGCATCGTTGCCAACACCAAGGCGGGTGTAAAAATTGTCGCCCAAGGCGCGAATCTAAAAAAGTTCATCGCCCAGCTCCGCACTGCACCCCCTCCCCTGGCGGTTATTGAATCCTTTATCGTATCATACAAAAAATCAAGGTGTTACGAAAATTTCACCATCGCCCATAGCGATGTAAAATCGAAAGAATTGGGGGCTTTTGTCTTACCTGACATCGCCCTGTGTGATGAATGTAAAAAAGAACTTTTCTCATTTGGTGACCGGCGTTTCCACTACCCTTTCATAAACTGCACCCAATGTGGCCCAAGATACACCATAATCCTGAACCTGCCTTATGACCGGGAAAGGACCACGATGCACCAATTCAGCCTGTGCCCGAACTGCGCCGCTGAGTACCGTGATCCGCTGAACCGCCGCTTCCATGCGGAACCGCTCGCCTGTCCGGTATGTGGCCCCTCTTTAACCCTATTTGATAAACACGGCACAGAACTGTCCCAAGAACCGTTAATTGGCGCCGCAAAGGCGCTCATCAAGGGAAATGTGGTGGCAATAAAGGGGCTGGGCGGGTTTCACCTCGCCTGTGACGCAACATCAGACCGGGCGGTTAAAACATTGCGGATGCGCAAGGAACGCTCGGGCAAACCTTTTGCGGTTATGGTGGAAAATGCCAATGTCGCCCGCCTTTTCTGTCAACTGAATAGGTTTGCTCTCCAAACCCTGAAATCACCCCGGGCGCCGATTGTTTTAGCACCAAAATTGCCCAACCCAAAAATCCAGCTCTCTCCCCTTGTCGCACCAGAAAACCCTTATGTGGGCGTAATGGTGGCCTATACACCGCTCCACACCCTGCTTTTTTACACCCTGCGCCAGATTACCGGCAAACCGGCAGTTCTGGTGATGACGAGCGCCAACAGGAGCGATGAGCCGATTGTTTGCACCGACGAAGAACTAAAGAACAACCTAAAAAGGGTTTTTCACTACACCGTGACCCACAATCGGGAAATCGCCAACCGTTGCGACGACTCGGTGGTGCTCGTTGAAAAAAAGAAGGCGATAATGGTGCGCCGGGCGCGCGGCTATGCGCCCCAGCACATCGCACTCGGTAAAATGTTTCACGTGAAACATCCAACCCTTGGGGTGGGTGGTGATGGCCGGAACGCCTTCTGTCTTGCCCAAGGTGATAAACTTTTTTTAAGCCCGCACATCGGCGACCTGAACTCTATCGGCAACGAACAGTTTTTCTTGCAAACGCTGGAGCGGCTCATCGATTGGACGGGTATTCACCCTCAAAGGGTGGTGTGCGACCTCCATCCGGATTACAGTTCAACCCGGCTGGCAGAAAGGTTGAGTAGAAGGTGGGGCGCTGAATTGTATCGGGTCCAGCACCATTATGCCCACATACTTTCGGTAATTGTCGAGCACAATTTAACTCCACCGGTGATTGGCTTGGCATGTGATGGCACCGGGTACGGCGTTGACGGCGCAATCTGGGGTTGTGAAACGGTTCTTGTGCAACCAGACCTTTCCTGGAAGCGGCTGGCTCATCTCGGCTATCTAAGGCACAATGCTGGCGGTGGTATGATTGCTGACCCGGTAAAGGTTGCCCTTGCCTACTGCGAACAGGCGGGTGTAACGCGTTCGGAAGTTCGTGCCCTCGGCTTAACGCCGAATAGGGGAGAGCAGGATTTGCCCTATGTAACATCAAGTCTGGGTCGGCTGTTCGATGCGGTTGCCGCAATTACCGGTATCTGCCGCCGGGCAACTTTTGAGGGTGAAGCGGCAATCGCCCTGGAAAAGGCGGCGGTTGATGCGGGCAAGTTAACGGTTAAACCGCCACCGTTTTCCGCTGAACTCGACCCGCTGCCAATCCTACGCTGGGTCGTGGCGCAAACCCTTTCTCGAATACCATCGCCCCAGATAGCACTTGGTTTTCATCTCGCCCTGGTAAATGGCTTGGCTGAGATGCTGACAGATTTAACAAAAAATTACCGTATTAATCAGGTGTGCCTATCAGGTGGCAGTATGCAAAACCGTTTGCTCCGTGAGGGGTTGGTAAAACTTCTCAGCCGAAGGGGCATAAAGGTTTATCACAATGAGGCGGTTCCGCTCAACGATGGTGGCGTTGCCATCGGTCAGGTGGTTGTGCCGATTTCTTAA
- a CDS encoding M28 family metallopeptidase, with protein sequence MRQARLMFWLGFAFSLLTGKELLLRVDRPMPDLMAHHLPVVAEFDGYYLICGSEVDYTYLQKQGLPCQLLTENPRQQTIFYVWTGPGFDRGLLSELGTVLTTDQNGVVLATAEEKLLSLNRLPVQLVRINLEPLKPVAGFNPLPVPYPVSESLVQEIVSRVDADSVLGTIRRLQDFYTRFSTTESCRAAVAWMGEKLRSYNCDSVAFDTFRPSYAPNVIGVKHGKENPRQIYIICGHIDNTSDQAPDRSPGSDDNASGTSAVLEAARVFQDIDFAYSVYFIGFTGEEQGLFGSDSFATRAARRGDSIRAVLNFDMISYGREDRDSLDVIGKTSSPNCAWLVDSFIANANLYTTLKTRRRLVSSAPWSDHHSFWECGYVALCGIERDFTPMYHTIGDTIGPLYYVNCGTNNWLMATEAIKAAVATIAKLAGALPPGTGSNEQPVHRTLTPLLVTPTVGSAPFKIQAPGAVDVFTPLGTRVAHLGVNTPYWDGRNEAGKKVSPGVYLLRSGTGVSTRIVVTH encoded by the coding sequence ATGCGTCAAGCACGCTTAATGTTTTGGCTCGGTTTTGCCTTTTCACTGTTAACCGGCAAAGAGTTACTACTGCGTGTTGACCGACCGATGCCCGATTTAATGGCGCACCATTTGCCGGTGGTGGCGGAGTTTGATGGCTACTATCTAATTTGCGGCTCAGAAGTTGATTACACCTATCTTCAAAAGCAGGGGCTGCCTTGCCAGTTGCTGACCGAAAATCCCCGCCAGCAGACCATCTTCTATGTCTGGACCGGACCCGGTTTTGACCGCGGTTTGCTTTCCGAACTGGGCACGGTGCTGACCACCGACCAAAACGGTGTTGTCCTCGCCACTGCGGAAGAAAAGTTGCTATCGCTCAACCGGCTCCCTGTCCAGCTTGTCCGCATCAACCTTGAACCGTTAAAGCCGGTTGCCGGTTTTAATCCCCTGCCCGTACCCTATCCGGTGTCCGAGAGTTTGGTGCAGGAGATTGTGTCAAGGGTTGACGCCGATTCGGTACTGGGCACAATCCGGCGCCTGCAGGACTTTTACACCCGTTTTTCAACCACCGAATCCTGTCGGGCTGCGGTCGCCTGGATGGGCGAAAAACTCCGTTCCTACAACTGCGACTCGGTTGCCTTTGACACCTTCCGGCCCAGTTATGCACCCAATGTCATCGGCGTTAAGCACGGTAAGGAAAACCCGCGCCAGATTTACATCATCTGTGGTCATATCGACAACACCTCGGACCAGGCACCCGACCGTAGTCCGGGCTCAGACGACAACGCCAGCGGCACCAGTGCCGTCTTGGAGGCGGCACGGGTGTTTCAGGACATCGACTTTGCCTACTCGGTCTATTTCATTGGCTTTACTGGTGAAGAGCAGGGGCTTTTTGGCTCGGACAGTTTTGCCACCCGCGCCGCGCGCCGGGGCGACTCCATCCGGGCGGTTTTGAACTTTGATATGATATCCTATGGCAGAGAAGACCGGGACAGTCTGGACGTTATTGGCAAGACCTCAAGCCCGAACTGCGCCTGGCTGGTGGACTCTTTTATCGCCAACGCCAATCTGTACACCACCCTGAAAACCCGGCGCCGGCTGGTAAGTTCTGCCCCTTGGTCGGACCACCACTCTTTCTGGGAGTGCGGTTATGTCGCCCTGTGCGGGATTGAACGCGACTTTACCCCAATGTATCACACGATTGGTGATACGATTGGACCCCTCTACTATGTAAACTGCGGCACCAACAACTGGCTGATGGCAACAGAAGCGATTAAAGCGGCGGTGGCGACGATTGCGAAACTGGCTGGGGCGTTACCACCGGGCACCGGGAGCAACGAACAGCCAGTGCACCGCACCCTAACGCCGCTTTTGGTAACGCCGACCGTCGGCTCGGCACCTTTTAAGATTCAGGCACCGGGTGCGGTTGATGTGTTCACGCCGCTTGGTACCCGGGTGGCACATCTCGGGGTAAATACGCCTTACTGGGACGGTAGAAATGAAGCGGGCAAAAAGGTTTCACCCGGCGTCTACCTGCTCCGCAGCGGCACCGGTGTATCTACCCGCATCGTTGTCACCCATTGA
- a CDS encoding TldD/PmbA family protein, which yields MKNFLKGILDGLTVDYADIRVEESESTQVVYLGKELERIGTSFERGGCMRVFHQGNWITATFNTIDESLKELADELALQALALPRRENGLVFLPALEQRIRLPKEQHPARVSLAEKHDLIKNYNSILLNTPGIVTTVSAYADLHRMTYLYTTEDRYIEQEQVYTGVTCRAVARDGANIQSYGETFGKCQGFNSLRHQEARFERVAKIALDLLTAEPVKAGKYTVVVDPILGGVFVHEAFGHMSEADFIAENERLREKMRIGARFGVEQLTIVDDATLPEERGSYHFDEEGTPAQRTELIRHGILVGHLHSRQTAQQMQEEPTGNCRAVSYRFAPIVRMSNTYIEPRDKKLDEMVGEIDYGLYVVGSRGGMTELEAFTFSSQYAYLIEKGKLTKMVRDVTLSGNVFETMMNIDAIGNDLIIHGGLGGCGKAGQAPLPVGTGAPHIRIKNVVVGGR from the coding sequence ATGAAAAATTTTCTTAAGGGAATTCTCGATGGATTGACCGTTGACTACGCTGACATTCGGGTTGAAGAGAGCGAGTCAACACAGGTGGTCTATTTAGGAAAGGAACTGGAGCGGATTGGCACAAGTTTCGAACGGGGCGGCTGTATGCGCGTTTTCCATCAGGGCAACTGGATTACCGCAACCTTCAACACCATTGACGAAAGTTTGAAGGAGCTGGCAGACGAACTGGCGTTACAGGCGCTGGCGTTACCGAGACGGGAAAACGGGTTGGTATTTCTGCCGGCTCTGGAACAGCGCATCCGCTTACCAAAGGAGCAGCACCCGGCAAGGGTCTCGCTTGCGGAAAAGCACGACCTGATTAAAAATTACAATTCGATACTGCTAAACACGCCGGGTATTGTAACCACCGTTTCCGCTTATGCGGACCTGCATCGCATGACATACCTGTACACAACCGAGGACCGCTATATTGAACAGGAGCAGGTTTACACCGGTGTTACCTGTCGGGCGGTTGCGCGGGACGGTGCAAACATTCAAAGTTATGGCGAGACCTTTGGTAAATGTCAGGGTTTTAACTCGTTGCGCCATCAGGAGGCGCGATTTGAGCGGGTGGCAAAGATCGCTTTAGACCTGTTAACTGCCGAGCCGGTAAAGGCGGGCAAATACACGGTGGTCGTTGACCCGATTCTGGGCGGGGTATTTGTCCACGAGGCGTTCGGTCATATGAGCGAAGCCGACTTCATCGCCGAAAACGAGCGCCTGCGGGAAAAGATGAGGATTGGCGCCCGGTTTGGGGTTGAGCAGTTGACAATTGTCGATGATGCCACCCTGCCCGAGGAAAGGGGCAGTTACCACTTTGATGAAGAGGGCACGCCGGCACAGCGCACCGAACTCATTCGCCACGGCATTCTCGTGGGCCACCTCCATAGCCGCCAGACCGCGCAGCAGATGCAGGAAGAGCCGACCGGAAACTGTCGGGCGGTTTCTTATAGATTTGCGCCAATCGTGCGGATGAGTAACACTTATATCGAACCCCGGGACAAAAAACTCGATGAAATGGTGGGTGAGATCGACTATGGGCTTTATGTTGTTGGCTCCCGGGGGGGGATGACCGAACTTGAGGCGTTTACCTTTTCGTCCCAGTATGCCTATTTAATAGAAAAAGGCAAATTGACGAAGATGGTGCGTGATGTCACCCTTTCCGGTAATGTGTTTGAAACGATGATGAACATCGATGCGATTGGCAACGACCTCATAATTCACGGCGGGCTTGGTGGTTGTGGCAAGGCCGGACAGGCGCCTTTGCCGGTGGGTACCGGTGCACCGCACATTCGGATCAAAAATGTTGTGGTTGGTGGCCGATGA
- a CDS encoding AAA family ATPase: protein MRKNDRMAKETAESKRRPRKDQYQRFRVPIDKLRWTCDPDGLGFKTTDEIKTSREIVGQERAIGALQLGLEIETAGYNIFVTGPPGTGRATTVQKLLEKTRPIKNLTDKCLVNNFQDPDQPRLLVLPAGEGRQLQAEMDELVSYLVKNVPRLFEGEGYQNARQEIVDRFKEQGAARVRDFEKKVASEGFALVQTAPVSRPELAPIVDKQPVSVDVLDRLVEEGKLTEERAREIKARYRELSSELLAIFKEIREFERQAREALANLDREIVTPVLEERINEIRDRHKDHRVDEYLNEVKTAILERLDLFRQRASEEAGRGIDPYLEFRVNVLVDNSGAKTAPVVFETNPTYRNLFGSIERVWDRSGQWRTDFTHIKAGSLLRADGGFLVVNALDLLVEPGVWPNLKRTLRNRQLEIAAYDPFVSLFGTTALKPEPIPLDLKVIMIGDATVYALLAAYDEEFKKVFKVRADFDWVMDRDRSAVQEYAQVIKTLCEKENLKPFDKTGVAKVVEYGARLAGRQGKLSTRFNVIGDILKEANYWAGKAQAKVVTAEFVQQAIEARRHRAKMIEDKLQESIRERVLFIDVKGSVLGQVNGLAVYEMVEHTFAIPVRITAKVGVGSAGVISVEREAELSGPIHDKGLYIIVGYLRNRYAADMPLVFSASITFEQSYGGIDGDSASSTELYALLSELAGLPLRQDLAVTGSVNQKGEVQPIGGVNEKIEGFFDVCRIKGITGTQGVLIPKANIGDLMLREDVVAAVKQGVFHIYAIETIDEGIELLTGVPAGRMDRKGEYPPDSVNGRVKKRLRELAEMFRRFRAEEGGAGSAR, encoded by the coding sequence ATGCGAAAAAATGACCGAATGGCAAAGGAGACGGCTGAGAGCAAGCGCCGCCCGAGAAAAGACCAGTATCAGCGTTTCCGGGTGCCGATTGATAAACTGCGCTGGACTTGTGACCCGGATGGGCTCGGGTTTAAAACGACCGATGAGATTAAAACCAGCCGGGAGATTGTGGGACAGGAACGGGCAATCGGTGCCCTGCAACTGGGGCTGGAGATTGAGACCGCCGGATACAACATATTTGTTACCGGTCCACCAGGAACAGGCCGGGCAACAACTGTCCAGAAACTGCTGGAGAAAACCAGGCCTATTAAAAACCTGACCGATAAGTGTCTGGTTAACAACTTCCAGGACCCGGACCAGCCGCGGCTGCTTGTTTTGCCAGCGGGTGAAGGACGGCAGTTGCAGGCGGAGATGGATGAGCTGGTTTCCTATCTGGTTAAAAATGTGCCCCGTTTGTTTGAAGGTGAAGGGTATCAGAATGCCCGCCAGGAAATCGTCGACCGGTTCAAAGAGCAAGGCGCGGCCCGGGTGCGTGATTTTGAGAAAAAGGTCGCCTCAGAAGGTTTTGCCCTGGTCCAGACCGCGCCGGTTTCCCGACCGGAACTGGCACCGATTGTTGACAAGCAGCCGGTGAGTGTTGATGTTCTTGACCGGCTGGTTGAGGAGGGGAAGTTAACCGAGGAACGGGCGCGGGAGATTAAAGCCCGTTATCGGGAGTTGAGCAGTGAACTGCTGGCAATCTTCAAGGAGATTCGGGAGTTTGAGCGGCAAGCCCGTGAGGCGCTGGCGAATCTGGACCGGGAAATCGTGACCCCGGTACTTGAGGAACGGATTAACGAAATCCGGGACCGGCACAAGGACCATCGGGTTGATGAGTACCTGAACGAGGTCAAAACCGCAATTCTTGAGCGGCTGGATCTGTTCCGCCAGCGGGCATCAGAAGAAGCGGGCCGGGGCATTGACCCCTATCTCGAATTTCGGGTTAATGTGTTGGTTGACAACTCGGGCGCCAAAACGGCACCGGTGGTGTTTGAAACCAATCCCACCTACCGCAACCTGTTTGGTTCCATCGAGCGCGTTTGGGACCGCTCCGGGCAATGGCGTACCGATTTTACCCACATCAAGGCGGGTTCACTTTTACGGGCGGACGGTGGGTTTCTGGTGGTCAATGCGCTCGACCTGTTGGTGGAACCCGGTGTCTGGCCCAACCTGAAACGCACCCTGCGTAATCGACAACTGGAAATCGCCGCCTATGACCCGTTTGTTTCGCTTTTCGGAACGACGGCGCTGAAGCCCGAGCCAATACCCTTAGACCTGAAGGTGATTATGATTGGCGATGCTACGGTGTATGCGCTGCTTGCCGCCTACGACGAGGAGTTTAAAAAGGTGTTCAAGGTGCGAGCCGACTTTGATTGGGTGATGGACCGGGACCGGAGTGCGGTGCAGGAGTATGCGCAGGTGATTAAAACGCTTTGTGAGAAGGAGAACCTGAAGCCGTTTGACAAAACCGGGGTTGCGAAGGTGGTTGAGTACGGGGCGCGTCTTGCGGGAAGGCAGGGTAAACTTTCGACGCGGTTCAATGTGATTGGTGATATCCTCAAAGAGGCGAACTACTGGGCAGGTAAAGCCCAGGCAAAGGTTGTCACCGCCGAGTTTGTGCAACAGGCGATTGAGGCGCGCCGGCACCGGGCGAAGATGATTGAAGACAAATTACAGGAGAGCATTCGGGAGCGGGTTTTATTCATCGATGTTAAAGGCAGCGTCCTGGGTCAGGTGAACGGGCTGGCAGTTTACGAGATGGTTGAGCACACCTTTGCGATTCCGGTGCGCATTACCGCCAAGGTTGGTGTGGGCAGCGCTGGGGTCATCAGTGTTGAGCGGGAAGCCGAACTGTCCGGACCAATTCACGACAAAGGGCTCTACATCATTGTTGGCTATCTGCGCAACCGCTATGCGGCGGATATGCCCCTGGTGTTTTCCGCCTCGATAACATTTGAGCAGTCTTACGGTGGGATTGACGGGGACAGCGCATCGTCAACCGAACTTTACGCTTTGCTTTCCGAACTTGCCGGACTGCCTTTAAGGCAGGACCTGGCGGTTACCGGTTCGGTCAACCAGAAGGGTGAGGTGCAACCGATTGGTGGCGTGAACGAGAAAATAGAAGGGTTTTTTGATGTGTGCCGGATAAAAGGTATAACCGGTACGCAGGGGGTTTTAATTCCCAAGGCGAATATCGGAGATTTGATGCTGCGCGAAGATGTGGTTGCGGCGGTTAAACAGGGTGTGTTTCACATCTATGCGATTGAGACGATTGATGAGGGCATTGAACTGTTGACCGGCGTACCAGCGGGCCGGATGGACCGGAAAGGTGAATACCCACCGGATTCGGTCAACGGACGAGTTAAAAAACGGCTGCGGGAGTTAGCCGAGATGTTCCGGCGGTTTCGGGCTGAAGAAGGGGGCGCGGGAAGCGCGCGCTAA
- a CDS encoding sigma 54-interacting transcriptional regulator has translation MSLTKRKPVVLVCYDLRDKFQALITAARNYEAGRLLQEFDFEYCGSLPDLKSWYSRNRGDYVALILLGVDFSEMGPEDNGKLVSFSISARPVGAPADIRKIQGLIIFQHLRQDRIDVVAPVLFNLDAEQFEAVRNFAQFLCATRNATIAFATGDPRISGQVDDVLYGINNYALRPLNENERRNWRETHKMVVGRARRMAWLAHEIERLAVTDGNVLILGEPGTGKELVAHALHRKSFRFSAEEPRRKEPVTLNMTALDRNLVISELFGHERGAFTDAKASRAGIFETARGSTVFLDEIGDIDEELQLKLLRVIEYRKIKRLGSSVEKQVDVRIIAATNRPLEDLQERFRPDFYSRMVQECIWIPSLKERWEGESPSTIEEDIAEFFEFVVEERNRDPWYRRKLKVEPVAIRFLSRLVIQYLRGENSLFNGNIRALRGLMERAYERAQHENVNSVSIGQIAAAVATTSPPRMKSVSENNSAGGSIEKLVGSLKLAEIEKVAIKEALKVTNGNQTRAAKILGIHRDTLRKKMQQYHID, from the coding sequence ATGAGTTTGACCAAAAGGAAGCCGGTGGTTCTTGTCTGTTATGACCTGCGGGACAAGTTCCAGGCGTTGATTACTGCGGCGCGCAATTACGAGGCCGGCAGGCTGTTGCAGGAGTTTGATTTTGAGTACTGCGGCAGTTTGCCGGACCTGAAGTCCTGGTATAGCCGCAATCGGGGTGATTATGTGGCGTTGATCCTCCTCGGGGTTGACTTTTCGGAAATGGGTCCGGAGGACAACGGAAAACTGGTTTCGTTTTCAATCAGCGCCCGGCCGGTTGGTGCGCCGGCTGATATCAGAAAGATTCAGGGTCTGATAATCTTTCAGCACCTCAGGCAGGACCGGATTGATGTTGTGGCGCCGGTACTGTTTAACCTTGATGCGGAACAGTTCGAAGCGGTGCGAAACTTTGCACAATTCCTCTGCGCCACCCGTAATGCAACCATCGCCTTTGCCACGGGTGACCCGCGCATCAGCGGGCAGGTGGACGATGTCCTTTACGGAATAAACAACTATGCGCTCCGGCCATTGAATGAGAACGAACGCCGGAATTGGCGCGAAACGCACAAAATGGTTGTGGGCCGGGCGCGGCGGATGGCATGGCTGGCACATGAGATTGAACGGCTTGCGGTCACCGATGGCAATGTCCTGATTTTAGGTGAACCAGGAACAGGCAAGGAACTGGTTGCCCATGCCTTACACCGGAAGAGCTTCCGGTTTTCTGCCGAAGAGCCGCGGCGCAAGGAGCCGGTTACGCTGAATATGACGGCACTCGACCGCAATCTGGTAATAAGTGAACTTTTTGGCCATGAGAGGGGCGCGTTTACCGATGCGAAAGCGTCCCGTGCCGGGATTTTTGAAACCGCACGCGGTTCAACCGTGTTTCTGGACGAAATCGGGGATATCGATGAGGAGTTGCAGTTAAAACTTTTACGGGTTATTGAGTACCGGAAAATCAAGCGGCTGGGTAGTTCGGTTGAGAAACAGGTTGATGTCCGAATCATTGCTGCAACCAACCGACCGCTTGAAGATTTACAGGAACGGTTCCGACCCGACTTCTATAGCCGGATGGTGCAGGAGTGTATCTGGATACCATCGCTAAAAGAGCGGTGGGAGGGTGAGTCGCCCTCGACAATTGAAGAGGATATTGCGGAGTTTTTTGAGTTTGTTGTTGAGGAGCGAAACCGTGACCCCTGGTATCGGCGCAAGTTAAAGGTTGAACCGGTGGCAATAAGATTTCTTAGCCGTCTGGTGATACAGTATTTGCGTGGGGAAAACAGTCTTTTCAATGGCAACATCCGTGCCTTACGCGGGTTGATGGAAAGGGCATACGAACGGGCACAGCACGAAAATGTTAATTCGGTGAGCATTGGCCAGATTGCTGCCGCGGTGGCAACAACTTCACCACCGCGGATGAAAAGCGTATCCGAGAACAATAGCGCGGGCGGCTCGATTGAGAAACTTGTCGGCAGTTTAAAACTCGCCGAGATTGAAAAGGTGGCGATAAAAGAGGCACTTAAAGTGACCAACGGGAACCAGACAAGGGCGGCAAAAATCCTTGGTATACACCGGGACACCTTGCGTAAAAAGATGCAACAGTACCATATCGATTAG